A genomic segment from Leptospira kirschneri serovar Cynopteri str. 3522 CT encodes:
- a CDS encoding THUMP domain-containing class I SAM-dependent RNA methyltransferase — MTNFKKPIPKKSLRLKSKRSDRKNFPNDPRQKQNPLKSEWDFSKPDSFEYHASCPDGLSGLLREEVLEAGLKIISENRGGIFFQGPARSLKEFILSTGVASGISISLKYWRVENPEDLYDQALQFPFEKILTSEHSLRIDSTTKDSLKDSRYATYKLKDAIFDRFRSKGKEPPKISRDEPDFLFYLRSHSEHAKLSLGLNTRPLQQRGHGRIGGEAPIREILASALIRYSGWNTKSSLYDPFCGSGTVVVEAALKLLYGSHTNYRSLASSLPFQKLFGQPNFKENLNLSSEIKIFASDLDPKALGLAKLNAKNAGVDHLIHFFESDAKIYENEIKISEGFIVTNPPYGVRLGTKEEAKETYLAWGKKLKDHFSGNVLAIVCGDTSLLGFLKLKKNKEQSLTIGKLKGKLVAYTLGR; from the coding sequence GTGACAAATTTTAAAAAACCAATCCCTAAAAAATCCCTCCGATTAAAATCAAAAAGATCTGATAGAAAAAATTTTCCGAACGATCCAAGACAAAAACAAAATCCTTTAAAATCGGAATGGGATTTTTCAAAACCGGATTCTTTCGAATATCACGCTTCTTGTCCGGATGGTCTTTCTGGACTGTTGCGAGAAGAAGTATTAGAAGCCGGTTTAAAGATCATTTCCGAAAACAGAGGTGGAATTTTTTTTCAAGGTCCCGCAAGGTCCTTAAAAGAATTTATTCTTTCTACTGGAGTCGCGTCCGGAATCAGCATTTCGTTAAAATATTGGAGAGTGGAAAACCCAGAAGATCTTTATGATCAAGCGCTTCAATTTCCTTTTGAGAAAATTCTAACTTCAGAACATTCTTTGAGAATCGATTCTACTACTAAAGATTCCTTAAAGGATTCACGTTATGCGACATACAAACTGAAAGACGCGATTTTCGACCGTTTTCGTTCCAAGGGAAAAGAACCTCCAAAAATTTCTAGAGACGAACCCGATTTTTTATTCTATCTACGTTCTCATTCCGAACACGCAAAACTTTCTTTAGGTTTAAACACTAGGCCTCTACAACAAAGAGGACACGGTAGAATCGGAGGGGAAGCGCCCATTCGGGAGATTCTTGCCTCTGCTTTGATTCGTTATTCCGGATGGAACACTAAATCATCGTTATACGATCCATTCTGCGGTTCTGGAACCGTAGTAGTAGAGGCTGCGCTCAAACTTCTATACGGAAGTCATACCAATTATAGAAGTTTGGCTTCTTCTCTTCCGTTTCAAAAACTTTTCGGACAGCCTAACTTTAAGGAGAATTTAAATCTTTCTTCGGAGATAAAAATATTTGCTTCCGATTTAGATCCAAAGGCTCTGGGGTTGGCCAAGTTAAACGCAAAAAATGCCGGAGTGGATCATTTGATCCATTTCTTCGAATCGGATGCAAAGATTTATGAAAACGAAATAAAAATTTCCGAAGGTTTTATAGTGACCAATCCTCCTTATGGAGTTCGTTTAGGAACAAAAGAGGAAGCTAAAGAAACCTACTTGGCTTGGGGTAAAAAACTAAAAGATCATTTTTCGGGAAATGTTCTTGCGATCGTTTGCGGAGATACTTCTCTTTTAGGTTTTCTAAAATTAAAAAAGAACAAAGAACAATCTCTAACGATTGGAAAGTTAAAAGGAAAATTAGTTGCCTACACTTTAGGTAGATAA
- a CDS encoding acetylglutamate kinase, producing the protein MNHQEILLKLLEVTENTQDSFQFLKRFRSIEPEKFAVIYADSATLMESAEALLYNLKLLHKLDLFPVVVLDKDGISYTNLFYRNQNKDDTPSILPGKLFRHPQDLAGAVHSALDEEKLPVFIAEEKGQVLFDFLTELCSILRTKKLVHLYSRGGVYLKGNKISIFDVDSSVKPDPEDESILSVCLELYKNVKDKDFEIAITSASSLLKELFTIKGSGTLLRRKNRIDFIEDPLTVSSEKLNLLIEKAFQKSLKKDFWNQKFAGILLESEFKGCALIKKTSFGTFLSKFAVDEIARGEGVGRDIWDELIFRFPVLFWRARKENTISKWYMKVCDGMQKEGIWIYFWIGVQEIHVPNICSFLKNLPEDMSNIP; encoded by the coding sequence ATGAATCATCAAGAAATTCTACTAAAACTTTTAGAAGTCACTGAGAATACTCAAGATTCATTTCAATTTTTAAAACGATTCCGTTCTATCGAACCCGAAAAATTTGCCGTGATCTATGCGGATTCCGCTACTCTGATGGAATCCGCAGAAGCCCTTCTTTATAACCTCAAACTACTTCATAAGTTGGATTTATTTCCAGTTGTAGTTTTAGATAAGGACGGAATTTCTTATACCAATCTATTTTATAGAAATCAAAACAAAGATGATACTCCTTCAATTTTACCAGGAAAATTATTCCGACATCCTCAAGATTTAGCGGGGGCGGTTCATTCCGCTCTGGATGAAGAGAAACTTCCTGTTTTTATCGCGGAGGAAAAAGGCCAGGTTCTTTTTGATTTTTTAACTGAACTTTGTTCTATTCTTCGTACTAAAAAATTGGTTCATCTTTATTCCAGAGGTGGAGTTTATCTAAAAGGAAATAAAATTTCCATTTTCGACGTTGATTCCTCCGTAAAACCGGATCCAGAAGATGAATCCATTTTATCTGTTTGTTTAGAACTTTATAAAAATGTAAAGGATAAGGATTTTGAAATCGCAATCACTTCTGCATCTTCACTTCTTAAGGAATTATTTACGATCAAAGGAAGCGGAACCCTTTTAAGAAGAAAAAATCGTATCGATTTTATTGAGGATCCTCTTACCGTTTCAAGTGAGAAGTTAAATCTTCTGATCGAAAAGGCATTTCAAAAATCTCTTAAAAAAGATTTTTGGAATCAGAAGTTTGCCGGAATTCTTTTAGAATCTGAATTTAAAGGATGTGCCTTAATAAAAAAAACTTCTTTTGGAACGTTTCTTTCTAAGTTTGCAGTAGATGAAATCGCGAGAGGAGAAGGGGTTGGAAGAGATATCTGGGACGAACTAATTTTTAGATTTCCAGTTTTATTTTGGAGAGCAAGAAAAGAAAATACGATTTCAAAATGGTATATGAAGGTATGTGATGGTATGCAAAAAGAAGGGATTTGGATTTACTTCTGGATTGGAGTTCAAGAAATCCACGTTCCTAATATTTGTTCTTTTCTTAAAAACCTCCCGGAAGATATGTCGAACATCCCGTAA
- a CDS encoding DCC1-like thiol-disulfide oxidoreductase family protein has protein sequence MQTLVFLYDGECSFCTNLATKLQNLNLNPKIRFRSFRDFTEKELTEIHPTLNIRVAEGNVQMIANGRRYPGFFAVRKLSHSLKGYRWISPLLYLPLVPIFGMIGMIFLKSLKSR, from the coding sequence ATGCAAACATTAGTTTTTTTATACGACGGCGAGTGCTCGTTTTGCACAAACTTAGCCACAAAATTGCAAAACCTAAATCTAAATCCTAAAATTAGATTTAGATCTTTCCGAGATTTTACGGAAAAAGAACTCACAGAAATCCATCCCACCTTAAATATTCGTGTAGCAGAAGGAAACGTTCAAATGATCGCAAACGGAAGAAGATATCCAGGATTTTTTGCGGTTCGAAAGCTCAGTCATTCTCTAAAAGGCTACCGCTGGATTTCTCCTCTTCTTTATCTTCCTTTGGTTCCTATTTTCGGAATGATTGGAATGATCTTTTTAAAGTCTTTGAAAAGCCGTTAG
- a CDS encoding iron-containing redox enzyme family protein, whose amino-acid sequence MQLVNTTSTSTNFRKTLEDSVRNHPVLTFNLWLEEKERKMEREDLLLWLRQEYFVSVDFVNWFLNTASICDSVEAKIVLVSNIWEELGEGNVEDSHVFILKKFLSDMGEVVHEKHVLPETTSYLNLMQKITTSDFYSALGALGPANEYLLKLEYSRMFKSYLDLKKKTILPEGKFFQVNLNADESHSEKLFRLIETVADTEEKRNRVMKGNQLALDARLVFYEGLTAFQRL is encoded by the coding sequence ATGCAATTAGTAAATACTACTTCAACTTCTACAAACTTTAGAAAAACTTTAGAAGATTCTGTCCGAAATCACCCGGTTCTTACTTTTAATCTTTGGTTAGAAGAGAAAGAACGTAAAATGGAAAGGGAGGATCTACTTCTATGGCTTCGTCAGGAATATTTTGTAAGTGTGGATTTTGTAAATTGGTTTTTAAATACGGCCTCAATCTGTGATTCTGTGGAAGCTAAGATCGTACTCGTCTCCAATATCTGGGAAGAATTGGGAGAGGGAAACGTTGAGGATTCTCACGTTTTTATTTTGAAAAAATTTCTTTCGGATATGGGAGAGGTTGTTCATGAAAAACATGTACTTCCGGAAACAACTTCTTATTTGAATCTGATGCAGAAGATCACTACTTCGGATTTTTATTCCGCATTGGGTGCTCTTGGTCCCGCAAATGAGTATTTGCTTAAATTAGAATATTCTAGAATGTTTAAGTCTTATTTGGATTTGAAGAAAAAAACTATTTTGCCGGAAGGTAAATTCTTTCAAGTAAATTTAAACGCCGACGAGTCTCATTCGGAGAAATTATTTCGTTTGATCGAAACTGTGGCTGATACGGAAGAAAAACGAAATAGAGTGATGAAAGGAAATCAACTTGCCTTGGACGCTAGACTTGTGTTTTACGAAGGTCTAACGGCTTTTCAAAGACTTTAA
- a CDS encoding D-alanine--D-alanine ligase family protein, giving the protein MAPTVLVYADLHEFEGNFPEIYKQEWESRKSVDAILELLNEVGESIELVVTPNELLEKLKFYCDLDFSKRPVIFHLMEGFCSRNREALIPAVAELFGFPHTGSDSYSQNVSLDKNLTRIFAQSIGVPVTSGFWIRSKNVALEELQRLEYNSEIKKELSFSKENGVNLKNFSFPAFVKPAGEGSSLGIGEKNIIYSFEELNTLLSEAPDFFFPYLLEEYLMGNEYTISIMGSAVFGYRASSAGRLVLREDLKVENVYGEKTKSKSMMPETLIFDCPEDLEVVIQQQSVSFCESLGTSGPARLDWKLDSLGNPFFLEMNLTPGLSPFYSTFPICYRQSFGDEKKLFQEILEIARSDFETDRFSYSKNKTRNLK; this is encoded by the coding sequence ATGGCTCCTACCGTTCTAGTCTATGCGGATCTGCACGAGTTTGAGGGAAATTTTCCGGAAATTTATAAACAAGAATGGGAGTCCAGAAAGTCAGTGGACGCAATCTTAGAATTGTTAAACGAAGTCGGAGAAAGTATTGAATTGGTAGTGACTCCGAATGAACTTCTGGAAAAATTAAAATTTTATTGCGATTTGGACTTTTCCAAACGCCCCGTAATTTTTCATTTAATGGAAGGGTTTTGTTCTAGAAATAGAGAAGCTTTGATTCCTGCCGTAGCCGAATTATTCGGTTTTCCTCATACTGGTTCGGACTCGTATTCTCAAAACGTCTCCTTGGATAAAAATTTAACTCGAATTTTTGCGCAATCGATAGGTGTTCCTGTTACGTCCGGATTTTGGATTCGTTCTAAGAATGTTGCACTTGAAGAACTGCAAAGATTGGAATATAATTCTGAAATTAAAAAAGAACTTTCTTTTTCAAAAGAAAACGGAGTGAATCTGAAAAATTTTTCTTTTCCCGCCTTTGTAAAACCTGCGGGAGAAGGTTCTAGTCTTGGAATCGGGGAAAAAAATATCATTTATAGTTTTGAAGAATTGAATACTTTATTGTCCGAAGCTCCGGATTTTTTTTTCCCGTATCTTTTGGAAGAATACTTAATGGGAAATGAATATACGATTTCCATAATGGGTTCCGCAGTTTTTGGTTATAGGGCGAGTTCTGCCGGAAGATTGGTATTAAGAGAAGATTTAAAAGTGGAAAATGTATACGGAGAAAAAACGAAATCTAAAAGTATGATGCCTGAGACTCTCATATTTGATTGTCCTGAAGACTTGGAAGTTGTAATTCAACAACAGAGCGTGTCGTTTTGTGAATCTCTTGGAACTTCCGGGCCTGCCAGACTTGACTGGAAATTGGATTCCTTAGGAAATCCTTTTTTTTTAGAAATGAACCTGACTCCGGGGTTGTCTCCGTTTTATTCCACGTTTCCGATTTGTTATCGTCAGAGTTTTGGGGACGAAAAAAAATTGTTTCAAGAGATTCTAGAAATTGCACGTTCGGATTTTGAGACCGATCGATTTTCATATTCTAAAAATAAAACTCGGAATCTAAAATAA
- a CDS encoding KamA family radical SAM protein, which yields MKTSRSFVQKSKGESFVNRSQLFSSFDWTDYKAQLQNRVKGFELGRYFDLTESEKIGIENTIRLNVSATPYYISLTDPEDPNCPIRRMILPREDECIFSPEESPDPLHEERLSPVKGLTHMYPDRVLLFTNHECSVYCRHCMRGRKVSDSKERMFTEDLEICFEYIESRPQITDVVLSGGDPLNLSDSKIDWILERLEKIEHVKICRLGTRNPVTLPFRITFDLCNIIESHNTDRLSIFCNTQFNHSKECTPEAKEAILKLLKAGVNVGNQCVLLKGINDSGESMLELHKKLLELRVRAYYMYDPELIPGSRGFRTPLAKGIEIIEFMRGKIGGMGIPQFVNDLPGGGGKITLTPNWYLGFYKPERMHVFKSALRGTYHFSPEPIDSKMEGYYPEVSPETWERIFSNSFGTK from the coding sequence ATGAAAACTTCCCGTTCTTTTGTACAAAAATCCAAAGGAGAAAGTTTTGTAAATCGTTCTCAGTTGTTTTCGTCCTTTGATTGGACCGATTACAAGGCGCAACTTCAAAATAGAGTAAAAGGTTTTGAGTTGGGGCGTTACTTCGATTTAACAGAGAGCGAGAAAATCGGAATTGAAAATACAATTCGTTTAAACGTTTCCGCGACTCCATATTACATTTCTCTTACGGACCCGGAAGATCCAAATTGTCCGATCCGAAGGATGATTCTTCCCAGAGAAGACGAATGTATTTTTTCTCCGGAAGAATCTCCGGATCCCTTACACGAAGAGCGGTTGTCTCCCGTGAAAGGTTTAACCCATATGTATCCGGATCGAGTTCTTCTTTTTACCAATCACGAATGTTCTGTATATTGTAGACATTGTATGAGAGGGCGTAAGGTTTCCGATTCCAAAGAAAGAATGTTTACTGAAGATTTGGAAATTTGTTTTGAATATATTGAATCTCGTCCACAAATCACCGACGTCGTGTTATCCGGAGGAGATCCTTTGAATCTAAGCGATTCTAAAATCGATTGGATTTTGGAACGGTTGGAAAAAATAGAACACGTTAAGATTTGTAGACTAGGAACCCGCAATCCGGTCACTCTTCCGTTTAGAATTACATTTGATCTTTGTAATATAATAGAATCGCATAATACCGACCGACTTTCCATTTTTTGTAATACTCAGTTTAATCATTCGAAAGAATGTACTCCCGAAGCAAAAGAAGCGATCTTAAAACTTTTGAAAGCGGGTGTAAACGTAGGTAATCAATGTGTTCTTCTAAAGGGAATTAACGATTCCGGAGAAAGTATGTTAGAACTTCATAAAAAACTATTGGAGTTACGAGTGCGGGCCTATTATATGTATGATCCTGAGTTGATTCCTGGTTCTAGAGGTTTTAGAACTCCCCTTGCCAAAGGAATCGAAATTATAGAATTTATGAGAGGTAAAATTGGCGGGATGGGGATTCCACAGTTTGTAAACGATCTTCCCGGAGGAGGGGGAAAGATTACATTGACTCCGAATTGGTATTTGGGTTTTTACAAACCGGAAAGGATGCACGTTTTCAAATCTGCGTTACGCGGAACCTATCATTTCAGTCCGGAACCAATCGATTCTAAGATGGAAGGATATTATCCGGAAGTTTCCCCAGAAACCTGGGAAAGAATTTTTTCGAATTCTTTCGGAACCAAATAA
- a CDS encoding HAD family hydrolase — MTVFSVESLQALAFDVDGTLFSSEGIILEVYRDSILNFSKISGIQIELPSRDRIMTEIGKPVKTIFFNLLPQLNEEQRDSISDSVLRFLCERIKKGEGEFYSNVPETIETLAQKGYRILAASNGRKPYIQTILEVSGILPKFDPILVLDNERIRTKAGILEEYMKLYHLKPSQILMIGDRLSDHEAARQNGCPFAFCSYGHAPEGEIPDFDLKLKNLSDLNEVL; from the coding sequence ATGACTGTTTTTTCAGTAGAATCTCTCCAAGCTCTTGCGTTTGATGTAGACGGTACTCTCTTTTCGTCCGAAGGAATCATTCTTGAAGTCTATCGAGATTCAATTCTAAATTTTTCCAAAATCTCCGGAATCCAAATCGAACTTCCCTCTCGGGATCGAATTATGACGGAAATCGGCAAACCGGTTAAAACCATATTCTTCAATCTTCTTCCACAACTGAATGAAGAACAAAGAGACAGCATCTCCGATAGTGTACTTCGTTTTCTTTGTGAGAGAATTAAAAAAGGAGAGGGAGAATTTTATTCCAACGTTCCGGAAACGATAGAAACTCTCGCTCAAAAAGGTTATCGTATTTTAGCCGCCTCAAACGGAAGAAAACCTTATATCCAAACCATACTTGAAGTTTCTGGAATTCTTCCTAAATTCGATCCTATCTTAGTTTTAGACAATGAACGAATCCGAACCAAAGCGGGAATTTTAGAAGAGTATATGAAACTCTATCATCTTAAACCGAGTCAAATTCTAATGATTGGAGACAGACTTTCCGATCATGAAGCCGCCAGACAAAACGGTTGTCCTTTTGCGTTTTGTTCCTATGGACATGCTCCGGAAGGAGAAATTCCGGACTTCGATTTAAAACTTAAAAACCTTTCGGATTTGAACGAAGTACTCTGA
- a CDS encoding GerMN domain-containing protein: protein MPDSEKRKNIIFILTGIIFTLVLLDKSTGSGFSISNEGFNFNNIGKLTPKTHSSSKENFNHKEIMDQAEEEILEELLRNGDIQTSVDLSNSIEEDLNEEVPVLEPPTFSVNSTIEPDFPIPSEKGELSLFFLKFYGKGSKSHSRLVKVLRLSKGGDRVKLILNSLIAGPVSQEKEKGILNSIPQSLRYDDNYRIERGILKLSLSSDLEKEAGPEILKDRIDQLTYSLMENLPIQGVQLKINGKFVRSLGGEGLPLPSLLTKNPRKIVVF, encoded by the coding sequence GTGCCGGATTCCGAAAAAAGAAAAAATATCATCTTCATTCTCACCGGAATTATTTTTACGTTAGTGCTCTTGGATAAAAGCACAGGCTCCGGATTTTCTATTTCCAACGAAGGATTTAATTTTAATAATATAGGAAAATTGACCCCGAAAACCCACTCATCTTCAAAAGAAAATTTCAATCACAAAGAAATCATGGATCAAGCGGAAGAAGAAATTCTAGAAGAACTTCTCCGAAATGGAGATATACAAACCTCTGTAGATTTATCCAATTCCATCGAAGAAGATTTAAACGAAGAAGTTCCAGTTTTAGAACCTCCCACATTTTCTGTGAATTCCACAATTGAACCCGATTTCCCAATTCCTTCGGAAAAAGGAGAATTATCTCTTTTTTTTCTGAAGTTTTATGGTAAAGGTAGTAAAAGTCATTCCAGACTTGTGAAGGTGCTTAGACTTTCTAAAGGTGGAGATCGGGTGAAATTGATTTTAAATTCTTTAATCGCCGGACCGGTTTCTCAGGAAAAAGAAAAAGGAATCCTGAATTCCATTCCACAAAGTTTGCGTTACGACGATAATTATAGAATTGAGAGAGGAATTCTCAAACTTTCCCTAAGTAGCGATCTCGAAAAAGAAGCCGGTCCCGAAATTCTAAAAGATAGAATCGACCAACTTACTTATAGCCTTATGGAAAATCTGCCCATCCAAGGAGTTCAGCTTAAAATCAATGGCAAATTTGTACGTTCTTTAGGCGGAGAAGGATTGCCATTACCCTCTCTTCTGACAAAAAACCCTAGAAAGATAGTCGTTTTTTAA
- a CDS encoding GGDEF domain-containing protein codes for MRLSSGNNQKIKLLARRVFFNPFPDDYLRIYQPDVRRATVIYFFFCIGISFLSFLVPDGASLFGKENQILVYSRLTVLLLSAFFAFLLIKWRPFFRRRIERYSILSSGMIVFSILPYVFLDPGRMGLYFHFYTTLVVSGNILLWLTGTTVVIFNALFYFSLVLCTSLTGNKNILQHDFANVLIYLFTGIFGNLLINFWRVMDHRAKKKLQKAVSKLRDKNIQIEKISKVDELTSLYNRRYLIEQFELFLKRAQRYRFSLAMIILDMDYLKEINDSYGHLAGDLSLRTISDVMKQRVRATDICSRIGGDEFCILLDAIKKEDLVQLCENLRMEVAEKELSYRTKKGSPVKITVSIGACIFGPGEEFSFDDIYHSIDSALYESKKKGRNRVSFIEPIRYFPREYPGTTAAS; via the coding sequence ATGAGACTTTCTTCGGGAAATAATCAAAAAATAAAACTACTCGCTAGGAGAGTTTTTTTCAATCCGTTTCCGGATGATTATTTGAGAATTTATCAACCAGATGTTCGTAGAGCCACGGTTATCTATTTCTTTTTTTGTATCGGAATCAGCTTTCTTTCCTTCCTGGTTCCGGACGGAGCTTCTTTATTTGGAAAAGAAAACCAAATTCTAGTATATTCCCGTTTAACCGTCTTACTTTTATCTGCGTTCTTCGCATTTCTGCTTATAAAATGGAGGCCTTTTTTTAGAAGAAGAATCGAGAGATATAGCATTTTGTCCTCAGGAATGATCGTGTTCTCTATTCTCCCTTATGTTTTTTTAGATCCCGGAAGAATGGGACTCTATTTTCATTTTTATACAACTTTAGTTGTAAGTGGAAATATCCTTCTTTGGCTCACAGGAACAACCGTAGTCATTTTCAATGCACTCTTTTATTTTTCTCTGGTTTTATGCACATCTCTGACCGGAAACAAAAACATACTTCAACACGACTTTGCAAACGTACTCATCTATCTTTTTACTGGAATCTTTGGAAACCTTCTGATCAATTTTTGGAGGGTGATGGATCATAGAGCCAAAAAGAAACTTCAGAAAGCTGTCAGTAAACTCAGAGATAAAAACATTCAGATCGAAAAAATTTCCAAGGTGGACGAACTCACCAGTCTCTACAATCGAAGGTATTTGATCGAACAATTTGAATTATTTCTTAAAAGAGCACAACGTTATCGTTTTTCCCTCGCGATGATCATCTTAGATATGGATTATCTTAAAGAAATTAACGATTCTTATGGACATTTAGCTGGAGATTTATCTCTTCGTACAATTTCAGACGTGATGAAACAAAGAGTCAGAGCGACCGACATCTGTTCTCGGATCGGTGGGGATGAATTTTGTATTCTTTTAGATGCGATCAAAAAAGAAGATCTGGTTCAACTCTGCGAAAACTTAAGAATGGAAGTCGCCGAAAAAGAACTATCCTATCGAACCAAAAAAGGAAGTCCGGTCAAAATTACAGTTTCCATCGGTGCCTGTATCTTTGGTCCGGGAGAAGAATTCAGTTTTGACGACATCTATCATTCCATTGATTCAGCTCTTTATGAATCTAAAAAAAAGGGAAGAAACAGAGTTTCTTTTATAGAACCGATCCGTTACTTTCCCAGAGAATATCCTGGAACTACTGCTGCTTCTTAG
- a CDS encoding LIC11299 family lipoprotein → MIRILNCILVFLLAFGACTKQVKEHIHVDTGVTVEVLGAHKYKLIAIGGASSTSVEENDTFKMKNTSCTAAKSIAARKLEELEPEQKNRLFFMETVDTKYIDEGAYCEITYHYELPAPKKQQ, encoded by the coding sequence ATGATAAGAATTTTAAATTGTATTCTTGTATTTTTGCTAGCGTTCGGAGCTTGTACAAAACAGGTCAAAGAACATATTCACGTAGATACGGGAGTCACCGTAGAGGTGTTAGGCGCTCACAAATATAAATTGATCGCGATCGGCGGAGCTTCTTCAACTTCTGTCGAAGAAAACGATACATTCAAAATGAAGAATACTTCCTGCACCGCCGCAAAATCTATCGCGGCGCGCAAATTAGAAGAACTCGAACCGGAACAAAAAAACAGATTATTTTTTATGGAAACCGTGGACACGAAGTATATAGACGAAGGGGCTTATTGTGAAATTACCTATCACTACGAACTTCCGGCGCCTAAGAAGCAGCAGTAG
- the mqnC gene encoding cyclic dehypoxanthinyl futalosine synthase — protein MTSIFSSQPTDRILEKALDGNRISPEEALALYREGDHLKIMATARSLREKILSHQYASYTMFRVVNYTNYCNVECSFCSFMDEIGNGKGYALSVEEILEKMDYAVGEGADQMFLQGGVYPDLSFDYYLDVISAVKKKYPYMHIRAFSPVEIINLEKITGLPLKEVLQILKQTGLDSVPGAGAEILTDRMRNIISPKKATTEEWVRAMETCHEVGLPGSANIVFGSEEIQEEVIEHLNVVRNLQDRTGGFLSFIPWTFQPQTKRFKVRAVPTQEYLKVLGICRIFLDNILHIETSVMVLGKGVGQLALTSGADDISSVVIEENVLRSYGLKTEKEAVKFLKEGGFVPKRRDLLYNYDRYENELIVDLV, from the coding sequence GTGACTTCTATTTTTTCATCTCAACCTACAGATCGTATTTTGGAAAAAGCATTGGATGGGAATCGGATTTCTCCCGAAGAGGCCTTGGCTTTATATCGAGAAGGGGATCATCTTAAGATTATGGCGACTGCTCGTTCGCTCCGAGAAAAAATTCTATCTCATCAATACGCTAGTTATACGATGTTTCGGGTTGTGAATTATACAAATTATTGCAATGTAGAATGTAGTTTTTGTTCTTTTATGGATGAGATCGGAAACGGTAAAGGTTATGCGTTATCCGTAGAAGAAATTTTAGAGAAGATGGACTATGCGGTCGGCGAAGGTGCTGATCAGATGTTTTTACAAGGAGGAGTTTATCCAGATCTGTCTTTCGATTATTATCTGGATGTAATTTCTGCAGTAAAAAAGAAATATCCATACATGCATATTCGTGCCTTTTCTCCGGTAGAAATTATCAACTTAGAAAAAATTACCGGGCTTCCTTTGAAAGAAGTACTTCAGATTTTAAAACAAACTGGATTGGATTCTGTTCCAGGAGCAGGAGCGGAAATTCTAACGGACAGAATGAGAAATATCATATCGCCTAAAAAAGCGACCACAGAGGAATGGGTTCGCGCGATGGAAACCTGTCATGAAGTTGGACTTCCGGGAAGTGCAAATATAGTATTTGGTTCGGAAGAAATTCAAGAAGAAGTGATCGAACATTTAAACGTTGTGCGAAATCTACAGGATAGAACCGGAGGATTTTTATCTTTTATTCCTTGGACCTTTCAACCACAGACTAAACGATTCAAAGTTCGTGCGGTTCCAACTCAGGAATATCTAAAGGTTCTCGGAATTTGTAGGATTTTTTTGGATAACATTTTACACATTGAAACTTCGGTGATGGTTTTAGGAAAAGGAGTAGGGCAATTGGCTCTCACAAGCGGCGCGGATGATATATCTTCTGTGGTCATAGAAGAAAACGTTTTGCGTTCTTACGGACTGAAGACCGAAAAAGAAGCGGTGAAATTTTTGAAAGAAGGTGGATTTGTCCCTAAACGAAGAGATCTTCTTTATAACTATGATCGATACGAAAACGAGCTGATTGTAGATCTTGTTTAA
- a CDS encoding class I SAM-dependent methyltransferase, which translates to MHKYKYVNHPSILEIGGANSCFYETICDQVLPNVYSIFDNNELGLQKFRERVSNLKEFSSELIQGDILNPQYQGNFDIVFSVGLIEHFNVENTRKAFLNHLQFVKTPGVLIVTFPTPTFLYRMTRFFAECLGMWIFHDERPIQESEIRSLVPSSNYNIREYSIIWPIVLTQGMIVITKV; encoded by the coding sequence ATGCATAAATACAAATATGTGAATCATCCGTCGATTCTTGAAATTGGAGGTGCGAATTCATGTTTTTACGAAACAATTTGTGATCAAGTTTTACCAAACGTCTATTCGATTTTTGATAACAATGAACTGGGTTTGCAAAAATTTCGTGAACGAGTTTCGAATTTAAAAGAGTTTTCGTCCGAACTGATTCAGGGTGATATTCTCAATCCGCAGTATCAAGGAAACTTTGACATTGTTTTTAGCGTTGGTTTAATCGAACATTTTAATGTAGAAAATACTCGTAAGGCTTTTTTGAATCATTTACAATTTGTTAAAACTCCAGGCGTATTGATCGTAACTTTTCCAACTCCTACATTTTTGTATCGAATGACTCGTTTTTTTGCTGAGTGTTTAGGTATGTGGATTTTCCATGATGAACGTCCTATTCAAGAATCAGAAATTAGATCTTTAGTACCTTCTTCAAACTATAATATTCGTGAATATAGTATCATTTGGCCCATTGTATTGACCCAAGGGATGATCGTAATTACAAAAGTTTGA